One genomic window of Monodelphis domestica isolate mMonDom1 chromosome 1, mMonDom1.pri, whole genome shotgun sequence includes the following:
- the BNIP3 gene encoding BCL2/adenovirus E1B 19 kDa protein-interacting protein 3 — protein MAQSGPPAPEENLQGSWVELHFSSNGGGPSPVAPASISAYNGDMEKILLDAQHESGRSSSKSSHCDSPPRSQTPQDTARMSEADTHSIGEKNSSQSEEDYMERRKEVESILKKNSDWIWDWSSRPENVPPKEFLFKHPKRSATLSMRNTSVMKKGGIFSAEFLKVFLPSLLLSHFLAIGLGIYIGRRLTSSASTF, from the exons ATGGCACAGAGCGGGCCTCCAGCCCCCGAGGAGAACCTGCAAG GCTCTTGGGTGGAGCTCCACTTCAGCAGTAATGGCGGAGGCCCCAGCCCGGTGGCACCAGCCTCCATCTCGGCCTATAACGGCGACATGGAGAAGATCCTTCTGGACGCCCAGCACGAGTCAGGACGCAGCAGCTCCAAGAGCTCCCACTGCGAcag CCCTCCCCGCTCTCAGACCCCCCAGGACACCGCCCGGATGTCGGAGGCGGACACTCACAGCATCGGGGAAAAGAACAGCTCCCAG TCGGAGGAAGACTACATGGAGAGGCGGAAGGAAGTCGAGAGCATCTTGAAGAAGAACTCGGACTGGATCTGGGACTGGTCCAGCAGGCCCGAAAACGTGCCCCCAAA GGAGTTCCTCTTCAAGCACCCCAAGCGCTCGGCCACCCTGAGCATGCGGAACACGAGCGTCATGAAGAAGGGGGGCATCTTCTCGGCCGAGTTTCTCAAGGTCTTCCTCCCGTCCCTGCTGCTCTCGCACTTCCTCGCCATTGGCCTCGG GATCTACATTGGCAGACGCCTCACCAGCTCCGCCAGCACCTTCTAG